The Methanofollis sp. sequence TTTCTGGTCCGACTTGAGGCGTGCGAAGAGGACGTCCTCGGTGCGGAGGATATCCCTGAGGTCTGCCTCGGGGATCGCGACGAGGTCGTCGCCGGTGATCACCCGGTCCATAGAGAGGCCGATCTCCTCTGCCACGGCGCGGGCGGTGACGGGATTGTCGCCGGTGAGGACCATCACCCTGATGCCGGCGACGCGGCATGTCCTGATCGCCTCGTAGACCTCGGCCCGCGGGAGGTCCATCAGGCCGACGAGGCCGAGGAAGACGAGGTCGCGTTCCTCCTCCCCCTCCCGGTAGGCGACGGCGAGGAGGCGGTACGCCGCCCTCTCCATCTCGTCGGCGCGGGCGAGGACTCTCTCTCTTTCTCCCTCGTCAAAGGGCACGACCCGGCCCTCCCCGTCGACGTACGCGGACACAAGGCCGAGGACCACCTCCGGGGCGCCCTTGGTGAAGATGAAACTCCTGCCGTCCTTCTCGGTGATGGTGGACATCATCTTCCTCTCGCTGGAGAAGGGGATCTCCTCTACCTTTTCGTAGTCGCCCGGCCCTACGCCCGCTTTTCGCGCCGCGGCGACGATGGCGAGTTCTGTCGGGTCGCCGAAGTAGGTGTCGTCCTCGATCATCGCCCTGCAGTTGAGGAGACCGGCGCGGAGGAAAAAGTCCAGGCGGTCCCGTACCCCCGGCCTCTCCCCCCGGATCGTGAACTCGCCGCCTGCCAGGTAGCCCTCGCCGGTGATGGTGACGGTCTCCCCGCCGGCGAGGAAGATCTCCTTCGCCGTCATCTCGTTTCTCGTGAGGGTGCCTGTCTTGTCTGTGCAGACCACCGTCGTGCTCCCCAGTGTCTGGACGGAGTCGAGGTTCTTGATCAGGGCGTTCCGATTCGCCATGTTCTGGCTTGCGAGGGAGAGGGAGAGGGTGATGGTCGGGAGCATCCCCTCCGGGACATTGGCGACGATGAGGGAGAGGGCGAAGATCGCCGCCACGAGGACGCCGAAACCCGCGAGGTATCCGAGGACGAAGAAGACGCCGCCGACGAGGATGGCCGCGACCGTCAGGATCCTGGTGATCCTGACGATCTCCAGTTGCATGGGGGTCGGGCGCTTCTTCACCTCTCTCGCCAGGGAGGCGATCCTGCCGAACTCGGTCTTCTGGCCGGTAGCATAGACGGCCGCGCTGCCGTTGCCCGAGAGGACCGTGGTCCCGGCAAAGACGGCGTTCTTTGCTTCAAGGACGGCCTTCGCCTCGGAGGGTTCGGTCACCCTCTTCTTCGGCCTCGACTCGCCGGTGAGAGTCGCCATGTCGACGTACAGCGAGTGCGCCTCAATGAGGACGGCGTCGGCGGCGATCCTGTCGCCCTCTTCGAGGAGGAGGATGTCGCCGGGCACGACCTCTCTCGCGTCCACCGTTGCGGCGGCATTGTCGCGCCGCACCGTCACCATCGAGGGCATCAGCCTGAGCAGGGCCTCGATGGTCCGATCGGCCTTGTATTCCTGCCAGAAGGCGAAGGTGGCGTTGATGACGACCGCCCCGAGGACCGCATAGCCGAGGATGTCGTAGCCCTCGCCCGGCGCATAGCCGTCGGCGAGAAAGGAGAGGACGGCGGCGACCTCGAGGAGGACCGCAAAAAACTGGACGTACTGCCGGAGATACTCTCTGGGATAATTTTTCCGCTCTTTTTTCTGGATCTCGTTGGGGCCTCCGGCGGCAAGCCTTCTCCGTGCCTCCTCGGCCGTCAGCCCCGCCTCACCCGTCTCCAGTCGGGCAAGGAGTTCGTCGCGGTGCAGGGAGTGGATCGTCATGGGCGTCACCGGCAGGGCGCTGCCCTGCTGTGTCCACGCCCCGATCCTATTTAAGGAGTGG is a genomic window containing:
- a CDS encoding cation-transporting P-type ATPase, producing the protein MTIHSLHRDELLARLETGEAGLTAEEARRRLAAGGPNEIQKKERKNYPREYLRQYVQFFAVLLEVAAVLSFLADGYAPGEGYDILGYAVLGAVVINATFAFWQEYKADRTIEALLRLMPSMVTVRRDNAAATVDAREVVPGDILLLEEGDRIAADAVLIEAHSLYVDMATLTGESRPKKRVTEPSEAKAVLEAKNAVFAGTTVLSGNGSAAVYATGQKTEFGRIASLAREVKKRPTPMQLEIVRITRILTVAAILVGGVFFVLGYLAGFGVLVAAIFALSLIVANVPEGMLPTITLSLSLASQNMANRNALIKNLDSVQTLGSTTVVCTDKTGTLTRNEMTAKEIFLAGGETVTITGEGYLAGGEFTIRGERPGVRDRLDFFLRAGLLNCRAMIEDDTYFGDPTELAIVAAARKAGVGPGDYEKVEEIPFSSERKMMSTITEKDGRSFIFTKGAPEVVLGLVSAYVDGEGRVVPFDEGERERVLARADEMERAAYRLLAVAYREGEEERDLVFLGLVGLMDLPRAEVYEAIRTCRVAGIRVMVLTGDNPVTARAVAEEIGLSMDRVITGDDLVAIPEADLRDILRTEDVLFARLKSDQKLRIASALQENGEVVAMTGDGVNDAPALKKADIGISMGKKGTEVAKEAADMILIDDNFCSIVAAVEEGRTVYFNIKKFVTYILASNVPEIVPYILQFFFKIPLPLSVIQILSIDLGSDMLPGLALGSERPERDIMKMPPVGKNDRILDREVFKRGYFFLGIIEATAAMTAFLGFLFLSGWQYGDLSISGTELHRQAMTMTLLGAVTCQLANVWTLRSWEFSAFERGLFKNRLLIVAVVLELIWIFLLLNVGAVQVIFNTASVPPPYLLLLVPFPIILFASHEVYKYRIRKRMNLQRSDTTERKTELCGEKK